From the Solanum lycopersicum chromosome 10, SLM_r2.1 genome, one window contains:
- the LOC101245410 gene encoding uncharacterized protein, giving the protein MASHIVQRKVKRRRNGSDSIEEILLRWKNFNQEVNWNHEQVKKKRKSPGNGSNKGCMPGKGGPENSGCKYRGVRQRTWGKWVAEIREPVYISGQYKSKGKRLWLGTYSTAGDAAVAYDEAAKVMYGSNAILNFPNSSNGNITRTSSGQSSIDHEESVVDDEKKTEIESDLKDDDGDGGVVVNMDLSYDYANHGSPACSWTEEELEVITEENSEIELTNLECDSRFFHKSHVKVERPIMEEEIDEDEFVHNDVSNTIDVEPTVMFSKDDFSRLDETRNSNDQIVLQDMDFRSSENLNEDVSTLLEYMEHFLMDDNCSMEAANISDIICLTENHDEAFDFQRFLEESFDFELNYAKNEEQFDCTYAYNQQIDHQNSETNFEIRSDGIRKEKNLHGFGLDDFGASNNQRKI; this is encoded by the exons aTGGCTTCTCACATTGTCCAGAG GAAAGTGAAAAGAAGGCGTAATGGATCTGATTCGATAGAAGAGATTTTATTGAGATGGAAAAATTTCAATCAGGAAGTTAATTGGAACCATGAAcaagtgaagaagaagagaaaatctCCGGGTAATGGTTCAAACAAAGGTTGTATGCCAGGCAAAGGCGGTCCTGAGAATTCGGGTTGTAAATACAGAGGAGTGAGACAGAGGACTTGGGGTAAATGGGTGGCTGAAATTCGCGAGCCTGTTTATATTAGTGGTCAGTATAAGAGCAAAGGAAAGCGACTTTGGCTTGGTACTTACTCGACTGCTGGTGATGCTGCTGTTGCTTATGATGAAGCTGCTAAGGTTATGTATGGATCCAATGCCATACTTAATTTCCCCAATTCGAGTAATGGTAACATTACTAGAACATCGAGTGGTCAATCGTCGATTGATCATGAAGAGTCGGTGGTTGATGATGAGAAGAAAACTGAAATTGAGTCGGATTTGaaagatgatgatggtgatggtggtgtTGTTGTAAATATGGatttaagttatgattatgCGAATCATGGTTCGCCTGCTTGTTCCTGGACTGAAGAGGAATTGGAAGTTATCACGGAGGAGAATTCCGAGATAGAATTAACCAATTTGGAGTGTGATTCaagattttttcataaatctcATGTTAAAGTTGAGAGGCCGATAATGGAAGAAGAAATTGATGAGGATGAATTTGTACATAACGACGTCTCAAACACAATAGACGTGGAGCCAACCGTCATGTTTAGCAAAGATGACTTCTCGAGGCTTGATGAAACTCGTAATTCTAATGATCAAATTGTGCTACAAGACATGGATTTCAGATCTTCTGAAAATCTGAACGAAGATGTTAGTACGCTTCTAGAATACATGGAGCATTTTCTAATGGATGACAATTGTTCGATGGAAGCAGCAAATATATCAGACATCATTTGTTTGACAGAGAACCATGATGAAGCTTTCGATTTTCAGAGGTTTTTAGAAGAATCGTTTGATTTCGAGCTAAACTATGCGAAGAATGAGGAGCAATTTGATTGTACATATGCATACAACCAGCAAATTGACCACCAGAATTCAGAGACAAATTTCGAGATTCGATCAGATGGAATTCGGAAGGAGAAAAACTTGCATGGTTTCGGATTAGATGACTTTGGAGCAAGCAATAACCAGAGGAAAATATAG